From the genome of Tolypothrix sp. NIES-4075:
CCGTTTTTTGCTTGCCAAGCGAAGGGATTTAAATAAAAGTAACTTCGCAACTTTAATTCAAAAATAAACAACAATTTTGCTATTATTAGTCCATGCTAGTATTTAATATAAAATTACGAGGCAACAAAACCAGTATAAATAGCCGTCCGATGTGCGGCTATTATTATAGTTTTGTTTCTTTGTAATGTAGAGAGGTGAAATTTCTCGTCTCTACTGGCAGGATAAAAGGGTGTATGCACAAGAACCGTATGCAAATACTATGCTGTTCTCAGAAAGGCTCATACGAGGAAGAGCAAAACCTTACTACTCAAGAGCAACAAAGGCGCTTCGCCGAAACTGAAAACCTGGCATTTTCGATTGGTCTGCGACTTATTTCTAGTAGTAGAACCGACACAATTTGTAAACGTGGCTTAAGATTACACCGCCTCCTTAGCGCCAAAAGAGAAAATTCTTTCACTCTCTCAATGGCAAAGAATGCTTAAAAATGCCGTACACTCACCGAAATTAATGCTTGTGACAACCATAACCTCTAATCTATTGTGGGCGACATAATAGAACGAATATAAAGCAATAACTCCGACCAGCAGATGCAAGCTGTTCGTCTGTAGATGGTGAAAACAAGAGTTGAGTGTGAAGAATATCTACACCGCTAACTCTTGGGCGAATCTACACTACTTTTTCCCTCGGATCTTATGGCTTTTATAAGCAGGAATTCACCTCTTATCCTAGGGTCTTGAGTAGGTTTGGGCAGGTGTCAAAAAGCCAAATACTGGCATGAGACAATATCGTTTATCAGTTTGGAGAGACTAAGGATAATTTGAGCGTAATGACTGAAACCGCAACCGCGCCATTAACTGGAAAAGCACTGCTTGCTAAGGTAAAAGAACTTTCTACTTTACCACGACGAGAAAGAGCCAAGCAATGTGGCTATTACACAACTACTAAAGGTGGTCAGGTACGAGTAAACCTGACCGATTTCTACGATGCTTTGCTATCAGCTAGGGGAATTCCTCTCAGTCCAGAAGCACCAAAAGATGGACGTGGGCGTGAACCGACCTATCGTGTTAGCGTACATCAAAATGGTCAGATTGTGATTGGAGCCACCTACACCAAAGCAATGGGCTTAAAGTCAGGTGATGAGTTTGAAATTAAGCTGGGATATAAGCATATTCACCTGATTCAAGTTGGTGAAGGTGATAAAAAATTGACCGAGGCAGATGAAGACTTAGAATTAGACGAAGATGAAGAAGATGAAGACGAAGACGAAGAGTAAATTTTTCGCTCTGGAGGCATTTCAAGCTAAATGCTTGATAAGTTGTTCTCTATGTAAGAAAAATTAACATCTTCTGTTTAACAACTGTGTCAATTAAGAAGGGTGTGGGAAATCCCCATCAATCTACTTGAAGGGATTTAAGCTTGGTTCTGGGGTTTGATTTCTCCATTAATAAATAATGGTGCAAGTACCATTTGGGTGTAGTCTTGGTGTTCCATAAAAAATGTTTCTCTGTTTACCCCTACACCCCACACCCTACCCCCTACACCCTAGTTTCGGTCAAAAAAATACGATTAGACATCTTGCAGAAATCACCAATTTTGGTAGAAGCTTGATTAAAAAACAAGAAATCTATGTTTGCAAGAAATGTGTCGTATTTGTTTTTGTCTGTTTCGATAGCATCATTTGAGCCATCAATCAACACCTTAGTGTCATTTCTACAAAATGCACCAGCGGTAGTGGTAGTGATGGCTTTTTTCATTGGTTGGATAGGATGCTGGTTCCCAGTGGCAATTGTATCGGCATTAGCACTGAATTTGCAATTGAGCAAAGCTTTGCAGCCAGAACAAAAATTGCCTTTATTAGTTTCCCTTTATTTATTAGCACCTTTTATTCTCTGGGGTATAAATTGGCTCACTAATACATCTTTTTCAGATTATGGCTTAAGAGTGAATATTTCCCTTCTCGGTTCTTTAGGACTGGGTTTTGTGTTGGGAGTTTTGAGTTTAGCTGTTGTATTTGGTGGGCAATTTTGGCTTTCGTGGTGCAGTTGGCAAGAGTCTCAGACAAAGCAATTGCAATCTATCTTGCTACCTATTTTTTTGGTAGCTTTATTTGTTGGTGGTGTAGAAGAGTTGGTTTTTCGCGGTTTTTTGTTTACTCAACTGACGCGGGATTATTCAGTTTGGGTAGCAGCAGTCATTTCTAGCTTGATTTTTGCTTTACTACATTTAGTTTGGGAACGACGGGAAACTATACCGCAATTACCCGGACTGTGGTTAATGGGAATGGTGCTGGTATTGGCACGATTTAGCGATCGCAATAATTTAGATTTAGCAATTGGATTGCACGCGGGATGGGTATGGGCGATCGCTTGCTTAGACACAGCAGAGTTAATTACTTACACGGGTAAAGTCCCTGAATGGTTGACTGGTAAAAATAAAAAACCCCTAGCTGGTGCAGCGGGAATTGTTTGTTTACTACTAACAGGGTTAATTCTCTACTTTTTCTCGTAGTGAGCGGTTTACCGCTCATCCCCAGTCGGGAAAGAAGCTTTTTCCCTTTGTAGATATGAAAAAACGAACCGCCAAGGCGCCAATAACGCCAATTAGTAAGAGTTTGAGAGAGTTTTTGGGTGAGTTACGTATTAATTAAGTTGCCAATCCAATGAATGATAGCCAAATCAAAATTCTATTTCTCACAGCCGATCCTAGTGACGAATCTCGGTTACGCTTAGGGCAAGAGTTGCGCGATATTAAAGCAAGGCTGGGTAAACCAGGAAGGTTTCAACTAGAACAGCGTGAGTCAGTGCGCGTCGGGGATATCACAGAGGCTATATTCGATGTTGAACCGCAGATTGTGCATTTTTCCGGACATGGTAAAAGTACGGGTGAATTGTGCTTTGAGAATGAAGTCGGCAAAGTTCAGCCTGTTAAACCTGATGCTTTAGCAGCAATGTTTAAGTTATTTGCACAAAGTATTAATTGTGTGGTGATGAATGCCTGTTATTCTGAGATTCAGGCTCAAGCGATCGCCGAATATATTCCGTTTGTGATTGGGATGAATGACGCAATTGGAGATAAGGCAGCGATCGCTTTTGCAGTTGGTTTTTATAAGGCATTAGCGGCAAATCGTTCTATTGAAGACGCTTATGAGTTTGGTTGCGTGGAAATTCAACTATATAGTCTTCCAGAACATCTTAAGCCAGTTATTTATAAAAAAAATATTCCTGGACAACAGGTAAGACCTAAGGACAAAGTAGCGACTTTAATCCCCGGAAAGCGGCGGCGAGTTTTACAACAACTTGAGAGCCTTCAACAAGAGTACGATCTGTTAAGCGAGAAACTCAAGCTCCTAAGGAAAGATTCAGCAATTCAAGCTGGTACTAGTGTAAAGTATCAGTTGGAAAAGGAGATTGAACAAGCTGAAGCTGAAATAGAACAACTTGCTCAAAAGATTGAGGAGCTAGAAAACGAACTTCAATAATCGCAATTTCTGAATGGAAAAAGAAGCTAACGGATGTCCTCAGTTCAACACTTACAACGTAGACGCGAAGAACTTCAACAACAGTACGATCTACTTAGCGAGAAAATAAAACGCTTGCGGAATGATTCGGCAATTGAGGCAGGTACTTTAGTGGCTTTTCAGCTAGATAAGGAAATTGAGCGTTTTGAAGCAGAACGCGATCGCAACGGTAAAGCACTGAAAATTCCCTGGCTTGCCGTGGCAGATTTGTTACTTTCCAGCCTTTGTGATGAAGTGGGATATGAACTTTATGAGATGGAAACAGAGGTGCGAAATGCACTGCTGAAAAAATTGAAAGTTAATCCCCGAGTTAACTGAGCGACCGCCACAGAACGCGATCGCAAAACCAAAGTTTTTCGGATATTTGCACCCACCAAGGGACGAACTAGAGTTAGGGGTTAAAAGTAAATAACTCATCACTCCTAACTCCTAACTCTCAATTACCCGCCAAAACCAGGAATAGGAACCAAACGCTTCAGCGCACGATTCACGACATCGCCATAACGCAGTTCCCCACACAAAATTCTACCCATAATTTGGCTACCAGAAGGACGCTTCACACCCACTTTGTAACCAACGCCCGGAAAGCGGTAAAATGCGCCGGCTAGCTTTTGCGCCCAAGCCATATCAGCACCCCATTGTTCGCCGATCGCTTCCGAATAATTTTCTAAAGCGATCGCATTACCCGAAAGCGCCTGATGAATTGCCCCAGCTGCTAGCAAACCGCTAAAAATAGAAGGACGAATACCCTCTGCTGTCATTGGATCAACGACACAAGCTGCTTCCCCTGCCAAAACCGCATTTTGAGTATGCAGCTTTTGATTACCATCCCATAAACTAATAGGATGACCGTACTGCTTGCTAGCTTTAACATCTAGACCAAAACT
Proteins encoded in this window:
- a CDS encoding AbrB family transcriptional regulator; the encoded protein is MTETATAPLTGKALLAKVKELSTLPRRERAKQCGYYTTTKGGQVRVNLTDFYDALLSARGIPLSPEAPKDGRGREPTYRVSVHQNGQIVIGATYTKAMGLKSGDEFEIKLGYKHIHLIQVGEGDKKLTEADEDLELDEDEEDEDEDEE
- a CDS encoding CPBP family intramembrane glutamic endopeptidase yields the protein MFARNVSYLFLSVSIASFEPSINTLVSFLQNAPAVVVVMAFFIGWIGCWFPVAIVSALALNLQLSKALQPEQKLPLLVSLYLLAPFILWGINWLTNTSFSDYGLRVNISLLGSLGLGFVLGVLSLAVVFGGQFWLSWCSWQESQTKQLQSILLPIFLVALFVGGVEELVFRGFLFTQLTRDYSVWVAAVISSLIFALLHLVWERRETIPQLPGLWLMGMVLVLARFSDRNNLDLAIGLHAGWVWAIACLDTAELITYTGKVPEWLTGKNKKPLAGAAGIVCLLLTGLILYFFS
- a CDS encoding CHAT domain-containing protein translates to MNDSQIKILFLTADPSDESRLRLGQELRDIKARLGKPGRFQLEQRESVRVGDITEAIFDVEPQIVHFSGHGKSTGELCFENEVGKVQPVKPDALAAMFKLFAQSINCVVMNACYSEIQAQAIAEYIPFVIGMNDAIGDKAAIAFAVGFYKALAANRSIEDAYEFGCVEIQLYSLPEHLKPVIYKKNIPGQQVRPKDKVATLIPGKRRRVLQQLESLQQEYDLLSEKLKLLRKDSAIQAGTSVKYQLEKEIEQAEAEIEQLAQKIEELENELQ